Proteins encoded by one window of Dehalococcoidales bacterium:
- a CDS encoding OadG family protein, with translation MDTMDVDWNQALQVGMIGFALVFLVLVILALVMQFTGWFFNKSVGFSFKNFFKKGEGDEAVTDLKIESEEEPEYDPDLQISNGNNQN, from the coding sequence TTGGACACTATGGATGTTGATTGGAATCAGGCGCTGCAAGTCGGCATGATAGGATTTGCGCTTGTCTTTTTAGTATTAGTAATACTTGCCCTTGTGATGCAGTTTACCGGATGGTTTTTTAATAAATCAGTCGGTTTTAGTTTTAAGAACTTTTTCAAAAAAGGCGAGGGAGACGAGGCTGTCACCGATTTGAAAATCGAGTCGGAAGAAGAACCCGAATACGACCCCGACTTGCAAATCAGTAACGGCAATAATCAAAATTAG
- a CDS encoding sodium ion-translocating decarboxylase subunit beta, giving the protein MLFDVLETGLPGITWGAIAMLIGGALLLYLGIVKKMEPLLLVPIGFGVILVNMPFGGLMDTVVDGVLYHYYVVGGEPVGLLSRLFYYGLDWEIIPLFIFLGLGAMTDFGPIIANPKTLLLGAGAQFGVYFAFFAALLLGFSIHEAASIGIIGGADGPTTIYLTNRLAPTFIGSTAVAAYTYMALVPIIQPPIIKLLTSKKERQIYMKPQLREVSRKEKVIFPVIAAIIIILLVPAAAPLIGMFMLGNLLRESGVTERLADTASNAMMNILTVCLGLCVGAFMTAENFLRFESLLVFCLGIVAFAAATAGGILLAKLMNLFIKEKINPMIGAAGVSAVPMAARVVQKIGQEENPQNFLLMQAMGPNIAGVIGTATAAGLFIGMLQ; this is encoded by the coding sequence ATGTTATTTGATGTATTAGAAACAGGTCTGCCGGGTATAACTTGGGGTGCGATTGCCATGCTTATCGGCGGTGCCTTACTCCTTTATCTCGGCATTGTTAAAAAAATGGAACCGTTGCTGCTGGTGCCGATTGGGTTCGGTGTTATCCTGGTCAATATGCCTTTCGGCGGGTTAATGGATACGGTAGTTGACGGCGTACTCTATCACTACTACGTTGTCGGAGGGGAACCGGTCGGCTTACTTTCAAGGTTATTCTATTACGGCCTTGATTGGGAAATTATCCCGCTCTTTATTTTCTTGGGGCTCGGTGCAATGACCGATTTTGGCCCCATTATCGCCAACCCGAAAACATTACTGTTAGGCGCCGGCGCCCAATTCGGAGTCTATTTTGCCTTTTTTGCGGCGCTGCTGCTCGGTTTCAGTATTCATGAAGCCGCTTCAATCGGTATTATCGGCGGGGCAGACGGCCCTACCACTATCTATCTTACCAACCGACTGGCACCGACCTTTATCGGCTCAACCGCTGTAGCCGCTTATACCTATATGGCGCTTGTTCCGATTATCCAGCCCCCAATTATTAAACTGCTTACCTCTAAAAAAGAACGTCAAATCTATATGAAACCGCAACTGAGGGAAGTTTCACGCAAAGAAAAAGTTATTTTCCCCGTTATTGCGGCGATAATTATCATCCTTTTGGTACCGGCAGCCGCACCTTTAATCGGTATGTTTATGCTCGGTAACTTACTGCGTGAAAGCGGCGTTACCGAAAGATTAGCCGATACGGCATCGAACGCAATGATGAATATCCTAACGGTTTGTCTTGGCCTGTGTGTCGGTGCCTTTATGACAGCGGAAAACTTCTTAAGATTTGAAAGCCTCTTGGTTTTCTGCTTAGGAATTGTTGCTTTTGCCGCCGCCACTGCCGGCGGGATTCTCCTTGCCAAACTGATGAACTTATTTATAAAAGAGAAAATCAATCCGATGATTGGTGCCGCAGGTGTTTCGGCGGTTCCGATGGCGGCTCGCGTAGTCCAGAAAATCGGGCAAGAGGAAAACCCTCAAAACTTCCTTTTAATGCAGGCAATGGGGCCTAATATTGCCGGCGTTATCGGCACAGCTACCGCTGCCGGTTTGTTTATCGGCATGTTGCAGTAA